The genomic stretch TGCTGCCTCACCAAAACTACaaactctgtaggatggagctgtggcagttcaagcgatgtcaagttgcattatttctgcactgtggatgtagCCCCAGGCAGCAGCAAGGATGTTTCCAAGTGTGTTGGGCAATTCCTGGAGGCGGTATCTTTTGGCTTTGGAGGAGAGCTACATCTGCTGCCCAGTGGGGTGGGGAACTGCACCACGTGTCACCCAAAGATTTCAAATTTCAACTTTGAAAAAAGCATTTCTGTTGACAGCATTCACTGATTTTCCCCTTTATCTTTGTGCTGAATAAGTGTTATCAGTGTATTGTAGATACATACCATGCATTTTGGGTCTTGCGTTATTTTGCTCATCGTCTGCAGTTTGTATGGCATCATTAGCTATGGCCATGCAGTTACATCATTCTCATTCAAACCCTCGACACATGTATCATACTTACAGGTGGAATCCTTGTGTTTACTGACTTTTTCTATACAGTTACATTTCCCTGGCTCTCAGAATCATAGtgagaagagaccgcaagggccatccagtccaaccccttaccatgcaggaactcacaatcaaagcacccctgacagatggctatccagcctctgtttaaaagcctccaaagaaggagactccaccgctctctgagggagtgtgtttcattgttggacatctcttactgtcaggtagttcttcctgatgtttaggtggaatctcttttcctgtagattgcacccattgttctgggtcttattccctggagctgcagaaaacaagcttgctccctcccctgCATGACACCCTTCAAGTATTTAGTCTCATCTCTTATGAACTGAGTTTGGTCATGCATATATGCAGGTATATTATGTTGTCACATTTTTAGTGCTGCTTGTGCATGGATGAGACATGCTAACTTCTTATTTTGTGGGCCTGTGCATTTAGATCTTTGTATATTCTGAGATAAAATTCTGTAACTGCATTATAATGGCAGTACAGTATAACACCTTTATGAGGACCACCTGAACATCAACAGAGTGAGCTAATTTTAGACATTCACCAGAAATCTCTCCAGACAGAGTTGGCGGAGGGGGGATTGTACTTTTAGAAAATACTATATTGTTGTTGGGCATTGCAGATGCCCCATCTGCAACATATTACTTTCTCAAGATAGTTATTCCAGAAAGTCCTTGCAAAAGGCTAGGTTGGGTATCAGTGGTGTTTTGGAAGTTGTTGAACTTCAGCTACCATCAGGTTTACTTTGCCTGTCTAATGTTGAGATGTGATGGGAGTAGCAGCTCATCTGTGTCTAGAAAGGTCTAAGATTCTCTTCTCCTGATGTAGAAGTATCTCAGATTTCTTAAATTCGAGGATGAATTTAGGTAGAAACtaataatttttctttatttgctaTCTTGGGAATATATCATAGAGAGGAGCTCACCATATTACCAAACAGCTTTCTCTCCTCTGTCTCCTACTAAACACCAAGAAGAGTGATGAAACTGAAGTATAAGTTCCCTCTGTATGGTTTTCTTTAAAATTGGTTGTAATAAAAGTAGTGCAGAAGGGTTCTTATCATCTGAGAAAAGCCAACATCCTACCATCTATAATCCCTTTCCACATCAAGTTTAAGTCTTAATTCATGCTTTGGAAGTAAAAATTAGCTGTATTCATCAGGTTTCATTTGAATAAATCAGCTTAGGATTCCACTGTAAATGTGATGAAATAGATTGCTTTCAGTATATGCATACTAAATGCCATGGGTAAAAGCCATGATCTGTATCTGAGAAGCAAATGAAAACCTATTAGGAAAGGGAAGCATCTGTAACAGTAATAGTTATTTTTTTAGCGCTAATTTGTTGGGACAGGAGTATGTAAATGCTTTTGACagtttctccatttttttctatttcagttgAATGGGTTGTAGCAGTCTCATTTGCGGCAGGTGCAGCAGCGATTGGGTATCTTGCTTACAAAAAATTCTTCAGCAAGGACAGATGCTGTAATGGGATGGTAAACCTCCATATTCAGAAAGATAATCCAAAAGTAGTTCATGCATTTGATATGGAAGATTTGGGGGACAAAGCTGTATATTGCCGGTGTTGGAGGTCTAAGAaggtaagaaaagaaaatgtttaactTGTGTAACTTCTTGTTCTGGAAGTATCTGGTGAATCCTTCACCAGATACTTCCAGAAGACTTATTGCGAGATCACACTTAAGCAGTTGAAACAATGATGTGAGTAAAAATTATTACTTAAGGAAGTCTTAATTGATCGTAAGAATTATTATCCAAGTAGTTTTTCTTATATGGGGAAGATGTGCTCATTTGTTAAGATCATTTAACTTAAAGTGACTGTCACATTTAGTATGTGTTCCTCTTCTCTTTGTGCTCAGCCTCTTCAACTCGTAATCTGTGGTCAAAAAGATGTTGTAAATATTTGTCATCTTTTATGGTATCTAGCCATGGTTGCTAACACTGTGTCTAAATAGTATTTCTTTCTAGGATGGGTGCTGAAAGTtgtgaggccctccagatgttgttggactgcagctcctagcattcctcactattagtttggctggctagggcttctgggacttgtagtctaacAGATTTGGAAGGCCACATTATTCCCATCCTGCTTTGGGAAATGAAGTTCTTGattacaaatgtggagggagttccacagttgaggcACCATCATCAGAGGAACAGTCATTTGTCTAGCAGTCACCTGCTTAATTTTCAAAGCAATAAATCTgtaaaagggaaggagaaagagagtacTCAGGCCTGAAAACATTACAAAGTCCAAATCTTCATATTTCCCTTCAGTCAAattcatgtttattttaaaactgaggCGTGGCTGCTGTTCCTTTCTGTTGTAGCAACACTGGAACTGTAATATTGTAATACTCTTGGATGGTCTGCTAGATTCTTAACACTGGAGGTGGGAAACCTTTAAACATGACCCTCAACCTAATATCAGAAGATCCCTCTGTTCTCTCAGTTCAAACTTCTGGAAAGGGTGACTTGGCCATTGTCTAGCACAGTGGTTCTCCACCTGTgagttgcaacccctttgggggttgaacaaccctttcacaggagtcgccTAAGACTCAAGGTTGGCACCATAATCTATAATACTTtaagcagcggttctcaacctgtggttcGTGATCCCTTTGCGGTTCTCAGTCTgtgggtcacggcattaggaaggttgagaaccactggtctagcaGTTCTCTCTCTGCCAGGGAATCAAGTGGAGGGAGTGGACAAGAGAGTGATAAAAGTGTCACAGAAAAAGTGTGCCCTGCCCACTTCTAGATCTGGTCCAACACTTTCCTGACTTTAGCCCTACCTTCTGCTGGCATGCAGCCTCAGAGGTTACTCCAAATGATGGCAGTCTTGATTGAAAGGGTTGCCCACACTATTACTTAGAATTGTCTGAACTATTTTCTTTCACATCCTTGGCATTTGGTGCATATTAACGATAATGTCTTAATTGTTTTGCtaaataaaatgtgcatttaaGGCTACTTAATATTTTCCCTCCTGCAGTTCCCACTATGCGATGGTTCTCACACAAAGCATAATGATGAAACAGGAGACAACGTGGGACCTCTCATCATCAAGAAAAAAGATGCTTAAAGAAAGCAAATGATCTGGATACATGAAAACAGCCTTGTTGCAGTGCTTTCTGCTCACTTGTAACTCTAAAGGTTACAGGTCTTAAGTCATTTCACTGAAGACTTTTAAGATGTGGTATACAGTATTCTGCAGCACATGTAATTCATGTTGTTTGCCTTGCTTAAAACACTACATGTTAGGAATTAATACCTGCAACTTACTGATTTTGTCTTTAATGTGTACATTCTCATTAAGTGTAAAAATAATTCAACAGCCTTTTAGAATGTACTCTGAAGTATGTATTTGAATGAtacattaaattattttcaaatacagtGTTCTTATTGTCTTTGCTATTCAAAACAACAAGCACCGTGGAAATAAAATGACTTTTGGTTAATTTTTCAATTTAGGACCACATAGTTTTCCGCCCAGTTCTAACCTTATTCAGTTAGAAATAGGGCTGAAACATAGGATTCATCAATTTAAAACACTAGAAAAAATGCCTCCCACTTGAGCTAGAAAATagtaaaaaattgtttaattatcaGTGCTGTGGACCAACCTTATTGGCAGCTAGCCATCCACAGACTCAAGCATCTGCAGATCAGCCCATTCCATTATTGTTAATGGTATAACGTGGATGCATATCACTACTCactggtgcattacagaccgctgagaagcagcggtctggctccacctccgcttgcagcgtccgggaaccgcagcctttaaacagcgtggctcccggacgctgcagagaaggagcgcggaaatcacgctccttctcaggccccggaagaagcaccgcaagtgccaaagggcgcactcgtggCGTTACTTCTGGTgtgccacgtgcggacgcagagcgtccgctacgtcaaaatggcggcacccgtatgaacagggcgccgccattttgtatgga from Sceloporus undulatus isolate JIND9_A2432 ecotype Alabama chromosome 3, SceUnd_v1.1, whole genome shotgun sequence encodes the following:
- the CISD1 gene encoding CDGSH iron-sulfur domain-containing protein 1; protein product: MGLGGQSAVRVEWVVAVSFAAGAAAIGYLAYKKFFSKDRCCNGMVNLHIQKDNPKVVHAFDMEDLGDKAVYCRCWRSKKFPLCDGSHTKHNDETGDNVGPLIIKKKDA